One genomic window of Myxococcota bacterium includes the following:
- a CDS encoding sugar phosphate nucleotidyltransferase, translated as MIVAAGRGTRLAPLTDWVPKPAVPVRGLPLIAYPLALLAEHGVDEVIINLHHLPDALREAALAHCPPGMRLEFSVEEELLDTGGGIRRAADFLRESDPCLILGGDMLLDFDLGGLLRAHRDDAAVTMLLKEDPRVATFGSVGVDAEGVVRRIGSRFDFRNDPGEEARAGIYVWANLVSARAFDSLPEREVFSHIDHWWAPLLSNGARDIRGVFEPCTWEPVGTLPEYLHANFHPPSLRFIDPDAQAQARGVQIDAHWVCGAGAQVGAGASLDRVVVWDGERIPAGFEARNGVFAGGRFIGLPERDADDGSSS; from the coding sequence ATGATCGTCGCGGCAGGCCGGGGCACCCGCCTCGCACCGCTCACGGACTGGGTGCCGAAGCCGGCCGTACCGGTTCGGGGCTTGCCGCTCATCGCCTACCCGCTGGCGTTGCTCGCCGAGCACGGTGTCGACGAGGTCATCATCAACCTCCACCACCTGCCCGACGCGCTTCGCGAAGCCGCCCTCGCCCACTGCCCTCCTGGGATGCGGCTCGAGTTCTCGGTCGAAGAGGAGCTTCTCGATACGGGAGGAGGGATCCGACGCGCAGCCGATTTCCTCCGCGAGAGTGATCCGTGTCTGATTCTGGGCGGAGACATGCTGCTCGACTTCGATCTCGGTGGCCTCTTGCGCGCCCACCGCGATGACGCGGCGGTCACGATGCTCCTCAAGGAGGACCCGCGGGTCGCGACGTTCGGCAGTGTGGGCGTGGACGCCGAAGGCGTGGTGCGGCGCATCGGCTCCCGCTTCGACTTCCGCAACGATCCTGGCGAAGAGGCGCGTGCGGGGATCTACGTGTGGGCGAATCTCGTCTCCGCACGCGCGTTCGATTCACTTCCCGAGCGCGAGGTCTTCAGCCACATCGACCACTGGTGGGCTCCGTTGCTCTCGAACGGCGCGCGAGACATCCGGGGTGTCTTCGAACCGTGTACCTGGGAGCCCGTGGGCACCTTGCCCGAGTACCTGCATGCGAACTTCCATCCGCCCTCGCTGCGCTTCATCGACCCCGATGCGCAGGCACAGGCCCGCGGGGTCCAGATCGACGCGCACTGGGTCTGCGGTGCTGGCGCGCAGGTCGGCGCCGGAGCTAGCCTCGATCGCGTGGTGGTCTGGGACGGAGAGCGGATTCCGGCGGGCTTCGAGGCCCGCAACGGCGTCTTCGCCGGCGGTCGTTTCATTGGCCTGCCCGAGCGCGACGCGGACGACGGCTCCTCGTCGTGA